Proteins found in one Mustela lutreola isolate mMusLut2 chromosome 12, mMusLut2.pri, whole genome shotgun sequence genomic segment:
- the TAL2 gene encoding T-cell acute lymphocytic leukemia protein 2: protein MSGGSLWQPSKALSLSCLRSSDMTRKIFTNTRERWRQQNVNSAFAKLRKLIPTHPPDKKLSKNETLRLAMRYINFLVKVLGEQTLQQRGVAAQGNILGLFPQGSHLPDRTLLDDYQVPSLDPNHSIA from the exons ATGTCTGGCGGCAGCCTATGGCAGCCTTCCAA ggccctttctctttcctgtctcaGGAGCTCAGACATGACCAGGAAGATCTTCACAAACACCAGGGAGCGGTGGAGGCAGCAGAACGTCAACAGCGCCTTCGCCAAGCTGAGGAAGCTCATCCCCACTCACCCTCCAGACAAAAAGCTGAGCAAAAATGAAACACTTCGCCTGGCAATGAGGTACATCAACTTCTTGGTCAAGGTCTTGGGGGAGCAAACCCTGCAGCAAAGAGGAGTGGCTGCTCAGGGAAACATTCTGGGACTCTTCCCCCAAGGATCCCACCTGCCGGACAGGACTCTACTCGATGACTACCAGGTCCCTTCACTTGACCCAAACCACAGCATTGCGTAG